From the Pungitius pungitius chromosome 6, fPunPun2.1, whole genome shotgun sequence genome, one window contains:
- the mtss1la gene encoding MTSS I-BAR domain containing 2a isoform X1: MESVEKECGALGGLFQAIVNDMKSSYPVWEDFSAKATKLHSQLRTTILAAVAFLDAFQKVADMATNSRGATRDVGSALTRMCMRHRSIETKLRHFTNALMEGLVTPLQDRIEEWKKTANQLDKDHAKEYKRSRQEIKRKSLDTIKLQKKARKGRGNLRPQLDSAMQDVSDLYLLMEETEKQAVRRALLEERGRYCAFIGLLQPVVNLEIAMLGEITHLQPIVDDLTVLTEDPHKLPAASEQVVRDLKGSDYSWSYQTPPSSPSSNGSRKSSMCSILQMPSAGAHRLSSVSSHDSGFVSQDANPHSKPPSPMPSDIASQKSTSSASSEASETCPSISECNSPTAFGSCSSFGTFRPAFSHTGAARPLSVILPASPTFNHSLGSSTLSPTSKIPSWKDWAKACEPSLASTLQRRRESVDKMRELDAPPGPLGYSGMQPDEPHRGRSGPGAIAAKHGEPLSPAASTLAMVLTRGLSMEQQQKSSRDSLQYSSGYSTQTNTPSCSEDTIPSQGSDYECYSLNGDADGEGQADFDKSSTIPRHSNIAQSYRRMIQTKRPASTAGLPAGKTPPCAPNGASRSGAGAITSGTATIRRTPSSKTGVRRTPSTSGPIPIRPPIVPVKTPTVPDSPGHASPSRYRAGSEEFLYGEEPIGGGGDHTRASPKRMSLPDAAWGGGGAEPGAHCQQAARSSEEDPLLAANRHSLVEKIGELAASAHALGEGHFPFHSPPAGDRARRATREEEEAPSTTREDTDMLVTIRRGVRLRKAVTDDRSAPVFLR; encoded by the exons GCGCCACCAGGGACGTCGGCTCGGCTCTGACGAGGATGTGCATGCGACACCGCAGCATTGAGACCAAATTACGCCACTTCACCAA TGCTCTCATGGAAGGCCTGGTTACACCACTCCAGGACAGAATAGAGGAATGGAAGAAGACGGCTAATCAGCTGGACAAAGACCATGCCAAAG AATACAAGCGGTCTCGCCAGGAAATCAAGAGAAAATCGCTAGATACCATCAAACTCCagaaaaaagcaagaaaag GGCGGGGGAACCTGCGCCCGCAGCTGGACAGCGCCATGCAGGACGTCAGCGACTTGTACCTGCtgatggaggagacggagaagcAGGCGGTGCGCAGAGCGCTGCTGGAAGAGAGGGGGCGTTACTGTGCGTTCATCGGCCTGCTGCAGCCCGTGGTG AATTTGGAGATCGCCATGCTGGGAGAGATAACCCATTTGCAGCCAATCGTTGATGACCTCACTGTGCTGACTGAAGACCCACACAAGCTGCCAGCGGCCAGTGAGCAG GTGGTCCGGGACCTGAAAGGCTCCGACTATAGCTGGTCCTACCAgacgcctccttcctcccccagcAGCAATGGCTCCAGGAAGAGCAGCATGTGCAG CATCCTCCAGATGCCCTCTGCAGGGGCCCATCGGCTCAGCAGTGTCTCCTCCCACGACTCCGGCTTCGTATCTCAGGACGCCAACCCCCACTCTAAGCCTCCGTCGCCCATGCCCTCTGACATCGCCAGCCAG AAATCCACAAGCTCAGCCTCCTCTGAGGCCTCAGAAACCTGCCCGTCTATCAGCGAGTGCAACTCTCCCACAGCG TTTGGCTCATGCTCATCCTTCGGTACCTTCCGCCCTGCTTTCTCTCACACTGGCGCCGCGAGGCCTCTCTCTGTCATACTTCCTGCGTCCCCCACATTTAACCACTCCCTCGGATCCAGCACCCTCTCACCCACATCAAAGATTCCTAGCTGGaag GACTGGGCCAAAGCCTGCGAGCCATCACTGGCCAGCACTCTGCAGCGTCGGAGGGAGTCCGTGGATAAGATGAGAGAGCTGGATGCTCCGCCCGGTCCGCTGGGCTATTCTGGGATGCAGCCGGATGAGCCGCACAGAGGGAGAAGTGGCCCGGGAGCCATTGCAGCCAAG CACGGGGAGCCGCTCTCCCCCGCAGCCAGCACTCTGGCAATGGTTCTGACCAGAGGCCTCAgcatggagcagcagcagaagagcagCAGGGACTCCCTGCAGTACTCCAGCGGCTACAGCACCCAGACCAACACCCCCTCCTGCTCCGAGGACACCATTCCCTCACAAG gttcgGACTATGAGTGCTACTCCCTCAACGGCGATGCCGACGGCGAAGGACAGGCGGACTTTGACAAGTCGTCCACCATCCCACGCCACAGCAACATCGCCCAGAGCTACCGCCGCATGATCCAAACCAAGCGGCCAGCCAGCACCGCGGGTCTGCCCGCGGGCAAGACCCCGCCGTGCGCTCCCAACGGCGCCAGCCGGAGCGGCGCCGGGGCCATCACCTCGGGGACGGCAACCATCCGCCGGACCCCGTCGTCCAAAACCGGAGTGAGACGCACGCCGTCCACGTCCGGCCCCATTCCCATTAGGCCGCCCATTGTGCCGGTTAAAACCCCAACGGTGCCAGATTCGCCGGGCCACGCCAGCCCGTCCCGGTACCGCGCGGGCAGCGAGGAGTTCCTTTACGGCGAGGAGCCaatcggcggcggcggcgaccaCACGAGGGCCTCTCCGAAGCGGATGAGCCTCCCCGACGCGGCCTGGGGCGGCGGAGGGGCGGAGCCGGGCGCTCACTGCCAGCAGGCCGCCCGCAGCTCTGAGGAGGACCCTCTGCTCGCCGCCAACCGCCACAGCCTGGTGGAGAAGATAGGGGAGCTGGCCGCCAGCGCGCACGCCCTCGGCGAGGGCCACTTCCCCTTCCACAGCCCGCCAGCAGGGGATCGGGCTCGGCGTGCgacccgggaggaggaggaggcgcccTCCACGACCAGGGAGGACACGGACATGCTGGTGACTATACGCCGGGGGGTGCGGCTCCGCAAGGCGGTGACCGACGACCGGTCTGCCCCCGTGTTTCTGCGGTAG
- the mtss1la gene encoding MTSS I-BAR domain containing 2a isoform X2 yields MESVEKECGALGGLFQAIVNDMKSSYPVWEDFSAKATKLHSQLRTTILAAVAFLDAFQKVADMATNSRGATRDVGSALTRMCMRHRSIETKLRHFTNALMEGLVTPLQDRIEEWKKTANQLDKDHAKEYKRSRQEIKRKSLDTIKLQKKARKGRGNLRPQLDSAMQDVSDLYLLMEETEKQAVRRALLEERGRYCAFIGLLQPVVNLEIAMLGEITHLQPIVDDLTVLTEDPHKLPAASEQVVRDLKGSDYSWSYQTPPSSPSSNGSRKSSMCSILQMPSAGAHRLSSVSSHDSGFVSQDANPHSKPPSPMPSDIASQKSTSSASSEASETCPSISECNSPTADWAKACEPSLASTLQRRRESVDKMRELDAPPGPLGYSGMQPDEPHRGRSGPGAIAAKHGEPLSPAASTLAMVLTRGLSMEQQQKSSRDSLQYSSGYSTQTNTPSCSEDTIPSQGSDYECYSLNGDADGEGQADFDKSSTIPRHSNIAQSYRRMIQTKRPASTAGLPAGKTPPCAPNGASRSGAGAITSGTATIRRTPSSKTGVRRTPSTSGPIPIRPPIVPVKTPTVPDSPGHASPSRYRAGSEEFLYGEEPIGGGGDHTRASPKRMSLPDAAWGGGGAEPGAHCQQAARSSEEDPLLAANRHSLVEKIGELAASAHALGEGHFPFHSPPAGDRARRATREEEEAPSTTREDTDMLVTIRRGVRLRKAVTDDRSAPVFLR; encoded by the exons GCGCCACCAGGGACGTCGGCTCGGCTCTGACGAGGATGTGCATGCGACACCGCAGCATTGAGACCAAATTACGCCACTTCACCAA TGCTCTCATGGAAGGCCTGGTTACACCACTCCAGGACAGAATAGAGGAATGGAAGAAGACGGCTAATCAGCTGGACAAAGACCATGCCAAAG AATACAAGCGGTCTCGCCAGGAAATCAAGAGAAAATCGCTAGATACCATCAAACTCCagaaaaaagcaagaaaag GGCGGGGGAACCTGCGCCCGCAGCTGGACAGCGCCATGCAGGACGTCAGCGACTTGTACCTGCtgatggaggagacggagaagcAGGCGGTGCGCAGAGCGCTGCTGGAAGAGAGGGGGCGTTACTGTGCGTTCATCGGCCTGCTGCAGCCCGTGGTG AATTTGGAGATCGCCATGCTGGGAGAGATAACCCATTTGCAGCCAATCGTTGATGACCTCACTGTGCTGACTGAAGACCCACACAAGCTGCCAGCGGCCAGTGAGCAG GTGGTCCGGGACCTGAAAGGCTCCGACTATAGCTGGTCCTACCAgacgcctccttcctcccccagcAGCAATGGCTCCAGGAAGAGCAGCATGTGCAG CATCCTCCAGATGCCCTCTGCAGGGGCCCATCGGCTCAGCAGTGTCTCCTCCCACGACTCCGGCTTCGTATCTCAGGACGCCAACCCCCACTCTAAGCCTCCGTCGCCCATGCCCTCTGACATCGCCAGCCAG AAATCCACAAGCTCAGCCTCCTCTGAGGCCTCAGAAACCTGCCCGTCTATCAGCGAGTGCAACTCTCCCACAGCG GACTGGGCCAAAGCCTGCGAGCCATCACTGGCCAGCACTCTGCAGCGTCGGAGGGAGTCCGTGGATAAGATGAGAGAGCTGGATGCTCCGCCCGGTCCGCTGGGCTATTCTGGGATGCAGCCGGATGAGCCGCACAGAGGGAGAAGTGGCCCGGGAGCCATTGCAGCCAAG CACGGGGAGCCGCTCTCCCCCGCAGCCAGCACTCTGGCAATGGTTCTGACCAGAGGCCTCAgcatggagcagcagcagaagagcagCAGGGACTCCCTGCAGTACTCCAGCGGCTACAGCACCCAGACCAACACCCCCTCCTGCTCCGAGGACACCATTCCCTCACAAG gttcgGACTATGAGTGCTACTCCCTCAACGGCGATGCCGACGGCGAAGGACAGGCGGACTTTGACAAGTCGTCCACCATCCCACGCCACAGCAACATCGCCCAGAGCTACCGCCGCATGATCCAAACCAAGCGGCCAGCCAGCACCGCGGGTCTGCCCGCGGGCAAGACCCCGCCGTGCGCTCCCAACGGCGCCAGCCGGAGCGGCGCCGGGGCCATCACCTCGGGGACGGCAACCATCCGCCGGACCCCGTCGTCCAAAACCGGAGTGAGACGCACGCCGTCCACGTCCGGCCCCATTCCCATTAGGCCGCCCATTGTGCCGGTTAAAACCCCAACGGTGCCAGATTCGCCGGGCCACGCCAGCCCGTCCCGGTACCGCGCGGGCAGCGAGGAGTTCCTTTACGGCGAGGAGCCaatcggcggcggcggcgaccaCACGAGGGCCTCTCCGAAGCGGATGAGCCTCCCCGACGCGGCCTGGGGCGGCGGAGGGGCGGAGCCGGGCGCTCACTGCCAGCAGGCCGCCCGCAGCTCTGAGGAGGACCCTCTGCTCGCCGCCAACCGCCACAGCCTGGTGGAGAAGATAGGGGAGCTGGCCGCCAGCGCGCACGCCCTCGGCGAGGGCCACTTCCCCTTCCACAGCCCGCCAGCAGGGGATCGGGCTCGGCGTGCgacccgggaggaggaggaggcgcccTCCACGACCAGGGAGGACACGGACATGCTGGTGACTATACGCCGGGGGGTGCGGCTCCGCAAGGCGGTGACCGACGACCGGTCTGCCCCCGTGTTTCTGCGGTAG